The Malus domestica chromosome 10, GDT2T_hap1 genome contains a region encoding:
- the LOC103422504 gene encoding uncharacterized protein At4g26485-like, producing the protein MGKKEEHYKEQREADVETEEEEEEEEEESDEESDEEEKWRKHYSSGQRILLVGEGDFSFSVSLATRFGSARNMVATSLDSQEKIAGKYSNAMENVRKLEERGCIVIYGVDAQLMSQHFFLATQRFDRIVYNFPHVGFLFREDSFCQIQLNKRLVKGFFKNAKLLLRKEGGGEIHITHKEGHPYNEWDLVRKAQKIGLQIDRSVPFCKDDYPGYHNKRGHGIHSDAPFHLGDCTTYMFKIRLP; encoded by the exons ATGGGAAAAAAGGAAGAACATTACAAAGAACAGAGGGAAGCAGACGTAgaaacagaagaagaagaagaagaagaagaagaagaatcggATGAAGAATCGGATGAAGAAGAGAAATGGAGAAAGCACTATTCGTCTGGGCAGAGGATATTGTTGGTGGGCGAAGGAGACTTCTCCTTCTCTGTTTCTTTGGCCACTCGCTTTGGATCTGCCCGCAACATGGTTGCCACTTCTCTCGATTCCCAGG AGAAGATCGCTGGCAAGTACAGTAACGCCATGGAGAATGTGAGGAAGCTTGAAGAAAGGGGATGCATCGTGATTTACGGAGTGGACGCCCAGCTTATGAGCCAACACTTCTTCCTCGCCACGCAGAGGTTTGACCGCATCGTCTACAACTTCCCTCATGTTGGCTTTCTCTTCCGCGAGGATAGCTTCTGTCAGATCCA GTTGAACAAGAGATTGGTGAAGGGTTTCTTCAAAAATGCCAAATTACTCCTGAGAAAAGAGGGTGGAGGAGAGATTCACATAACCCACAAAGAGGGTCATCCTTACAACGAATGGGATTTGGTCAGGAAGGCACAAAAGATTGGCCTGCAAATCGATCGATCTGTGCCCTTCTGCAAGGACGACTATCCCGGCTACCACAACAAGAGAGGCCACGGCATCCATTCCGACGCCCCCTTCCACCTTGGCGATTGCACTACTTACATGTTCAAAATCAGGCTGCCTTGA
- the LOC103446837 gene encoding glucan endo-1,3-beta-glucosidase 6, with the protein MLEARRKWSWAFAAALLSLVVVWRAESAIGVNWGSVSFHRLKPSAVVDLMKDNKISKVKLFDADPDSLRALMGSGIQVMVGIPNEMLAALSSSTDASDLWVRQNVSRYMVKNGADIRYIAVGNEPFLTSYSGQFQSYVMPTLLNLQQSLAKVNLAGYVKLVVPCNADAYESSLPSQGAFRPELTQIMTQVVSFLYSNGSPFVVNIYPFLSLFGSSDFPQDYAFFEGTSHPVTDGSNVYSNAFDGNFDTLVAALSKLGYGQMPIVIGEVGWPTDGAINANLTAARVFNQGLINHVLSNRGTPLRPGAPPVDIYFFSLLDEGAKSTLPGNFERHWGIFSFDGQAKYPLNLGLGSTGLKNARNIEYLPSRWCVAKPSGDLSDVANHMKLACSVADCTTLTYGGSCNGIGARGNISYAFNSYYQLQMQNERSCDFDGLGMVTFQDPSVGECRFLVGVTDTTSRPRSRYSTSSSSCYQLNRRWIIVWMLISWGAWGFVM; encoded by the exons ATGTTAGAAGCCAGGAGGAAATGGAGTTGGGCATTTGCAGCAGCTCTGCTTTCTCTAGTGGTGGTTTGGAGGGCGGAGTCAGCCATAGGAGTGAACTGGGGCAGCGTGTCCTTCCACAGGCTCAAGCCTTCCGCGGTGGTGGATCTCATGAAAGACAACAAGATATcaaaggtgaagcttttcgaTGCCGACCCAGATTCTCTTCGGGCTCTCATGGGCAGCGGCATCCAGGTCATGGTTGGCATCCCCAATGAGATGTTGGCCGCCTTGAGCTCTTCCACCGACGCCTCTGATTTGTGGGTTCGCCAGAATGTGTCCAGATATATGGTTAAAAATGGTGCCGATATCAG GTATATTGCAGTAGGAAATGAACCCTTCCTTACAAGTTACTCAGGCCAGTTTCAGTCTTATGTCATGCCTACACTGCTCAATCTACAACAGTCCTTGGCTAAAGTGAATCTTGCAGGCTACGTCAAGTTAGTCGTCCCTTGCAATGCCGATGCTTATGAGTCCTCCCTTCCTTCTCAAGGAGCATTTCGACCTGAACTCACTCAAATTATGACTCAAGTTGTTTCCTTTCTCTATTCAAATGGTTCTCCTTTTGTAGTCAATATCTACCCATTTCTAAGTCTCTTTGGAAGCTCAGATTTTCCTCAAGACTATGCATTCTTCGAGGGGACTAGCCATCCTGTTACAGATGGGTCCAATGTTTACTCCAATGCATTTGACGGAAACTTTGACACGCTAGTCGCCGCCCTCAGCAAGCTTGGATATGGTCAGATGCCCATAGTCATTGGGGAGGTGGGTTGGCCCACAGACGGAGCCATCAATGCAAATCTCACTGCTGCCAGGGTATTCAACCAAGGTCTCATAAATCATGTGCTGAGTAACAGAGGAACCCCTCTAAGACCAGGTGCCCCTCCCGtggatatatattttttcagtcTGCTTGATGAAGGGGCAAAGAGCACACTTCCAGGAAACTTTGAAAGGCACTGGGGGATCTTTTCCTTTGATGGCCAGGCTAAATATCCTTTGAACCTCGGTTTGGGCAGCACAGGATTGAAAAATGCAAGGAATATTGAGTATCTCCCGTCTAGGTGGTGTGTGGCAAAGCCGTCTGGAGATTTGTCTGATGTGGCGAACCACATGAAACTCGCGTGTAGTGTTGCAGATTGCACCACACTCACCTATGGGGGGTCATGCAACGGAATTGGAGCAAGGGGAAACATCTCATATGCGTTCAACAGTTACTATCAGCTGCAAATGCAGAATGAACGGAGCTGTGATTTTGACGGGCTTGGTATGGTCACTTTCCAAGACCCTTCGGTTGGTGAATGCAGGTTTCTTGTTGGCGTTACTGATACTACGTCTAGACCTAGATCTAGATATAGTACTAGTTCTAGTTCTTGTTATCAACTAAACCGGAGGTGGATCATAGTGTGGATGTTGATTTCATGGGGGGCTTGGGGTTTTGTAATGTGA